CAATATGCGTGCCAGAAATGGATTACCCCATACAGCGTGGGACGTTTCGCTTAGTTAGGGTTCGCCGTGTTGGGGAAAGCGCAATTAGAACGTATTTTGTGCAGCAAATTGGGCTGTTTGTTTGCATTGTTGCGTTAACTTGGTGCGCAGCGTAAAAAAGCCATCGGTCAAAATATCGCTCAAGCCGCTATATCATTGCTTCTGATCAGAAAATGAACGGATTGTGACAGTGAAGTTTAATGGCGTTTTTAGTGGCTTTTAAGGCGGTAAAAAGTACGAACATTGCTTTATATGCACAATAAAGAGGCGACTATAAGAAGGGCGGGAATCACTTCAAGCGTAAAACGCACCGAAGAAACGCGTGATCCTTTAATGAGGCGTTAGAGATGGCTTGTATTGACGGTCTTAAGGTCTCTATACTGTTCAATATTGTTAATGCAAAGAATGAGAATCACATGATCGATCAGTTTATAAAACAACTTGGCACCGGATTAGAGCAGGCAGCAGAAACTTTAGGGAAATTGCCGAAAGAGGAAATTCAAGCGCAGCTTCATGATGTTGCACGTAATACATTGCAAAAAATGGACTTAGTCACACGAGAAGAATTCGAGGTGCAGGCCGCCATGTTGGTAAAATACCGTGAAAAACTGGCGGCGTTAGAAGCACGCTTAACCGTATTGGAACAAAAAGATTAACGCACTGTCTGCATGGTTGGACTGAATTATTTCCAGCCTTGCTGCCAGTCAGTTGCTGATGTCAGATTCTGCCAAGGCAATTGATACTGGTTACGATTGATCACCGCTTCTATAATGCAGTCGACAACCATATCGGCTTCATTACGGATGAGTTGTGTGACCAAAAAATGTTTCTCTTTTTGCTGTGGTGATGTGGACGTCCATTTAGACATCAGTAATTTGTTGGGATTAAGGCGGTGAGTCGGCATTAGGTTCTCTCGTCGAATGAAGTTAACGTTGTTTTACAGTACGTACCAAGTCGCAAGCGGGATTCTTCGTCGTTGCGTATTTTTTTGGATCAAGGAGTGATCATGAGTTTAGCCACCATTTACAGTCGCGCCCGTGTCGGCGTGTCTTCCCCTTTAGTCACGGTTGAAACACACATTTCCAACGGTTTACCCTCGTTAAACATTGTCGGTCTTCCTGAGGCGGCGGTGCGTGAATCAAAAGATCGCGTGCGCAGTGCGATTATCAACAGCCATTTTGAATTTCCCACTAAGAGAGTGACCATTAACCTTGCTCCAGCGGATTTACCGAAAGAAGGCGGCCGTTATGATTTGGCGATTGCTATCAGTGTATTGGTGGCGTCGGGGCAATTGGGTGATATAAACGTGCGCGATATTGAGTTTATCGGTGAGCTGGCACTGTCGGGGGACATACGAGGCGTGCCCGGATTGTTGCCTTCTGCGATTGCGTGCCATCATGCGAATCGACAGTTGATTTTACCAGAAGACAATCAACAAGAAGCGGCTCTGGTCGACAGTAACGCTGTGTTTGCAAAGCATCTAACGCAAGTGA
The sequence above is a segment of the Marinomonas sp. IMCC 4694 genome. Coding sequences within it:
- a CDS encoding accessory factor UbiK family protein, which codes for MACIDGLKVSILFNIVNAKNENHMIDQFIKQLGTGLEQAAETLGKLPKEEIQAQLHDVARNTLQKMDLVTREEFEVQAAMLVKYREKLAALEARLTVLEQKD
- a CDS encoding TIGR02450 family Trp-rich protein — translated: MPTHRLNPNKLLMSKWTSTSPQQKEKHFLVTQLIRNEADMVVDCIIEAVINRNQYQLPWQNLTSATDWQQGWK